Genomic window (Mustela erminea isolate mMusErm1 chromosome X, mMusErm1.Pri, whole genome shotgun sequence):
AATCCTCACAAGAGTCCCCTTGTGGCCCAAAccatacaaatgaaaaaactgagactcagagatgttaagtagcTTGTCCTCAATCACACAACAGGATGCAGCCAGGATCAGACTCCAGGCTGTCTAATCCCCTGCCTTCACCACTTACCTGCCTACATGCTCTTAATGTCTAAATCTGCAATGAGATGAAATAAGCAAGCTGCCAAAGAGCCACGTGGGGGACAAGTTCATTGATTTTGAGGATACCGATAAAACACAGGACAGTTGTAAATCAAAATATTCATGAGGATCACCCCTGAACAGTATAGTTACAGCTGATTTTAGTTTCACCCCTGTGCTTTTCTGAGTTTTCCAAAATACCTACAATGAAAGACATGACTTTTGCCATTAGAAAGAAATGGCTAGTGGTGGGCTCAGCCTTTTACTTCTTATCACACATATGGGGctgttttaactttaaaaagaccTGACCTATTAAACATCAGATtactgtttttatctttaaataactATTAAAGCATCGAAGGTGGGCAggcaccgggggggggggggggggggggagtgggcagCATTCACTACCactccagaaatttatttttgaatgtataTTACACCTTTCTTTGCTGTATTTAATGCAGAAGTAGTTATGAAACCATAGAACAAAACGAAAAGCCAAACAATCATTACATTCAAGTATTCAACAGCtttctacaagaaaaaaaaagtctgtgcaGTGCAATTGTAGCTATCATTTCATTACCTTTTCTGTAAACAAGTCTGCTGACAACAACAATAGTTATTATACTATCATGCCTCCTAAATGGGTCTGGAGTGAAGTCAGTAGGATCTACAGCATTAGGAATGACGGACACTATTTCAGGATTCAGTGCTGCTCTTAGCACAGTGTTTTCCTTACTAGTATAAGAGACACAAATTATGTGGTTTGTGTCACAAAGAGACACAGTTAGAAGCTTGTTTGTAAGCACCGAGCTGACATCAGCAAATCCGAAAAGGGAATGGTCCGTGAAGACTGTCTGGAGCCCCATGGTCTTGGCGTGGAAGAGGGCATCATGGGCCATGGCAGAAAAAGAACTATGTGAATGGATTATCGTGACTCTCTCCCGAACAAATATGTACCTGAGCAATGGCAGACTGTGAAAGAGGGTCGTGGCTGTAGATTGGTTGTACATGACTTTCAGAGGCAAGTAATAGACTTTGAGGCCATTAGTGAGGTAACGGATGCCTTTCCGATTTCCGTAAGCATGGGTGACAATTATGACTTTATGCCCTCTTTCAATCAGGCACTGAGAGAGCTGGTAAATGTGGCTTTCCACGCCTCCCATGTTAGGATAGAAAAAGTCCGACACCATGCATATATTATGGGTACGGGTCCTACATGTGGAGAGACTTCCAGGGCTAACACAGGAGTGCAGAGACGAGGAGGGCTGGCCTCGCCCACCTCCTCCTCTATAAGCCATGCGGAGATGGTTTAGGCATTTGTCCTTAGAGCAACTTGGTTATGTGTTGTCTAGTACCTGAAAGAGAGAGTAAAACAAGATCTCAGCTCAGCgacaaaatatattacattttccaAATCCAGACATAAACACTGTTTTATGCTAATGTACATTTGCTAGCTTTCCCCCTAGAACTAAAACACAAGCATATAATGAAATGACTCATCTGACATTTACTTGCTTAGTACTTCCTCTGCGCTCTACAACAAAACTTGATTCCACAATGcccttacattttaattttgctttaaaaatactgctattcctaatttttaaaaactagtttgtTACATCACAGTGTAGAAGAATGTGCTAACAAACCAGTTCATTCCAATAATTAAATATATGGCTCtttccagaaaaagtttgccCGCCCTGCTCTAGAGCTTAAGCCACTGATGCGGCGAATCCCATACAATTTTGCTATTCACTTTTGTGGCTTATACTAAAATATACCTGGCATCCTAAGTATCTTTCTGACAGTAGCTTTTTCAAGGAGCGCCTACCACACATGCTACAAGCATCCATCtatgttttcctcttccttcttcaagAATGGCGATaaactgctttcattttctttcttaaccttTCTTTCAGTTACACAGGCCTACTtccagaactctctctctctttggtttaAAGTCTAAAGATAAAGGCTCAATTCGAGGTAGAGCAGATCTGGGGCTATTTCCTACATCTAAAGTAGGAAATATTGATCTCAGGGGTCCCCTAGATCCTTATCAGCACAAAATTCAGTCTTATTCACCT
Coding sequences:
- the PIGA gene encoding phosphatidylinositol N-acetylglucosaminyltransferase subunit A isoform X2 — encoded protein: MAYRGGGGRGQPSSSLHSCVSPGSLSTCRTRTHNICMVSDFFYPNMGGVESHIYQLSQCLIERGHKVIIVTHAYGNRKGIRYLTNGLKVYYLPLKVMYNQSTATTLFHSLPLLRYIFVRERVTIIHSHSSFSAMAHDALFHAKTMGLQTVFTDHSLFGFADVSSVLTNKLLTVSLCDTNHIICVSYTSKENTVLRAALNPEIVSVIPNAVDPTDFTPDPFRRHDSIITIVVVSRLVYRKGTDLLSGIIPELCQKYPDLNFIIGGEGPKRIILEEVRERYQLHDRVRLLGALEHKDVRNVLVQGHIFLNTSLTEAFCMAIVEAASCGLQVVSTRVGGIPEVLPENLIILCEPSVKSLCEGLEKAISQLKSGALPAPENIHNVVKTFYTWRNVAERTEKVYDLVAGEAVLPMDKRLDRLISHCGPVTGCIFALLAVFNFLFLLFLRWMTPDSVIDVAIDATGLLDSSISLK